ACTTCACGATAAGGCAAATATGGAGAGaataatgaaaattgtttttattaaTATATGTGTTGTAGTTACTCTTTGAAAAATTCCCTCATTGAGTCGGTAAAGAAGACATATGTCCGTGAAAAGTTTGAAGGCCTCCAAGgatatgcctgatgattgaaggcctcctcctatattcaacgggtgtcctcaccggggatgcggggttaacattggtgtgtgctttgggagctctgttcttgcaTTTAACGTATGTCATTGTTGAATAACTTTGGAGGgatcctgcactttgcacccaagaaATTGGGATCAcatgtcctgctatctggtggattatcctcattcgggggacagggacgctTCCGACATTTGGGGTGaatcgtaattatatatgcgttcgtaaatcaagggagatagctgtaacgaagtgttatccttgcgcagggagatgcactatccgtgaagttCTACGATTCgaacgagccttgggccttcgcggttggacCTCATAGTTGGACGTTCCTAAAGCCAACGGAAGATGAATTCTGGAAGGAtttctaccgggcctaggaataaTAAGTTTAAGCACATTAGATTTTTTGTTCCCTAAATATTAAAGGTACATAAGCACATTGAAATGAGTTAGAAATTGAGAGCACATAAGAGTCACCACTAACCCTTATCAACCACCATTAATCACAACCACCAAATACCGTTCACGTTTTCCGACAAAAAACcaccatcacagatcttgttttcAGCTACAAAACTCAAATTTTGTTAATATCAAATTCCTCCGTCAAaacatataaattattatttttgtaattaaaaataGAATTTCTCGAATCTCATCGAGGATCGATGTTCCCCGTTTGGAACAGGATCAAGGAGAAAAAAATCTCCATTCAAAATTTAGGGATCAGTAACAAATTCGACGATAGGAGCCGTCTCCGAAGTGACCAGTGCCATCACTGGCTGGAAGcttaaatttttgagaatgaCATGTACATAAGGCTCATTTTCAtttttgttagattgtttggatAAAATTTTGAACGAACTTATGGATGTTAAATGCGAGTTCAAATGTCATGTACTTTTTACCTTTTTTCCTTACATGTATCAGCGGGAACTAGAGGGTGCTGGTGACATGCGTGCAAACGAGTCAAAGTGTTTGTGATCTATTCGAACTTGACTCGTAAAAAGTTCAAATTCGGCTCGGAAATACTCGAGCCGAGCTCAAGCTCGAATTTTTCGAATTTCaatcgagccgagctcgagcttaAAATTACTCGGCTTATAAGGTTCGCGGGCCTTATCGAACCTCTATTATGGGAAACAAACAATCAGACTTTGAGAATAATCATCAACGTAAAGTAACAGGGTTCACAACATTACAACCAAAGCGAAGACTCGAGTTGTTCCATTTCATTTTATTTCATCTTTTTAGGAATAAGGAGCAACTACTCAAAGTATATAAACATTTTCATATTTATAGAATATAAGGtaacccttgattggaatatctatctttaaattataatacgggtgatcagcccgtaccgacctccatctggtcgttatggTACCTATGACATTATagccttatattggactagccccgctagcctcttatttGACTGGACTaatcccactagcctcttacatctctatccaatccatcaggaattcgtttggaaaacctttgtATTGGAAAAAGGAAAAGAGTTGACTaaattcattttaacattaccaagaatgtgaaatcatttggactcatttaagtcgaaaatcattcttaagttcaatttagGATTTTCAAGGAAAGTGAACGGATCAAACATAAACATGGATCAATACCAAGGAACTGGATCAAACGATAAACATGTTTAACTAGTTCCAATTCAAGAGAGTTTAAAAAATCAACTCATGAAAGGGTTCACGGGTCAAtgaagaatttggattgatcaagACATTAAGTAAGGAAGAATGTAAAAGTTTTTTAGGGTTTACGATGTCATAAGATATGTCATAAGATAACAGAGGAAATGATACGATATTCAGGGTACAAATTAACAAAGTTACTATAAAGGATCGAATAGGGTCtgatatttattataaatatttttatataaatatttaatatattttaatgtattatttatttattatcgAATCGAACTCGCCGAACTCAAGCCGAACCGATCATATTTCAACTTTTTATTAATATTTAGTAAAATTAATTCTAGCTTTCGAGCCGAGCTTGAGCCTACCGAACTTTTTACAAACCGAGCTTTAAACTTGAAACTAAAGACTCGGTCAAATTCGAACTCGAGCACGAATTATTTTAATTGAGTTTGAACCGAGCCTTACAGTGTTCGACTCAGATCAATTACACCCCTAAGCCGGGGCAAACAATTTTTCATAAATCTATTTGTTTTCGAATTATAGAGCTCAAATTGCGTTCAGATCCAACTCGGCAAATATTTTTTGCCAACTTATTCTTGCAAGGCTGCAATAATGCACATGTTCCGGTTCCTCAGATTATAGTTTATTCTCTAAAACACATCTACCACTCCACATGTAACATTTCATTCACAAAAATACATCCAGCATAATGCATGTCACATAATTAACCTTAATAAAGAGCATTTAGGTGCAAACTTGTCTCTGGAAATTACATTGCAAAACATATAtgtaaaaatgaataaatctagCTCTACCACCCCTTACCGGCTACATAACCTTACACTTCTTAAACAAGAATGGGTAAAAAACAATTTGGCTAAAACTACCCATAGTTTCTTACATAGCCTTACATAGCCTTACATAGTTGCTTCATGATTTACAATTCTAATAACACAACAGGCAACTTGTCTGAAAATTTTAAACTAGAAACCATCTCTACATTACATGTTGAGTAAATCTACCCAAATGTCTATCCATATGGGAGACTGGAACTGAGATTGTGACTTTGAAGCATCAAAATCATAGTCACTTGATAACAGCAGGCCTGTTAGCAGCTTTCCTTTTGGGTCTGGAAGAGCCAACTCTCTTCGGCAATTCAGTTGCTAAAGCATACATCTTTACTGCGAATAACTCATTAGGAAACCCCTTCTGGTCCTGTTCAAATTAAAAAATTTGGTCAATTTCTTATTAAAAGGTCATAGTGCCATTTTTGCAGAACTAATTGCGATTAAAATTATCTTACATACAGAACGTACCATAACTAACTGTAACATTTTCTCAGTAAAGAAAGAGCGGGGAAACTAACTGTAACATTTTCTCGGTACACACAAATGAGAGGAATAAAAAAGTAAACCAATTAGATTCTAAACTTACTATCATGTACATGAGAAATCCTATCACCAAATGAATTCATCTAACTTCTCAAAAGTACATTTAAATATGTAATTTGACTTGCATCCATCTAGTCATTAAACATGTTCTTGTGTATACATACAATCGAAACTCAGAAGTAGCATGAGAAGTGTACCTTTAATTTATAAATATGCAATCCACAGCGATTAAATAGCTCCTTGAAATATAAATCTGAGCGTGTAATGCTTTTATCTTCTTTATCCAACACAAATCCTGCCATGTGCATCATATTAGAATATTAATGGTAGTTTATACGAAAGATAGCTTATTCTGTAACCTTGTTACTTGTTTTTAGTATTGACACTTCTGCCCCACTCTTTATTAGTAACATACTTTGGCAGTGAATTCTTAAAATAGCTTTATAATTTGCAAAGAATATCTAACTCTAAAATACTAATATCTTTCAATTTATAGAAAATATGGTATATAACAATAGCACTAATCTCCGTTACCGTGACAATAGGTAACTTCTAGCAATTTGCAATTATTCTTGTGTTTCTTCAATATAAAAAGCACACCGAAGTTGATTGTCATTACATAGTGTAACTAGGCGGTTCTTCTGAGGCTCCTTGCTGTAGCGCCCACTTATCAATGAAGCCAGGTAGTGTAACTACTAAAATGTATGCTAGCCAGTAATATTGCAAAAtctcatttagcaaaaaaaacTGCAAAATATTTTGATGAAAACAAACAATAGGACAGCAGAAAGCATTTAGCAAAAAGACAGCAGAACGCAACTGCTTCATATACAGTGAAAAGAACAAGTGAATCGCCATAATGCAATGAATTTGAAACGTGTCAAGCACAGTAACTCAATAAATTTGAGGGACGGGATCGTTCTAATGTACGAGTCACCAACCAATTCACTAGATAAGGGATAAGAGTTGAAATACCATACCACTTCTTGCAATGTTTTCTTTCAAGACAAATACCCCGCCAGGTTTAAGCCCAACCTAAAAAAAGATACTTTAGTTTATAAAATGACAAatcaagaacttcaaaaattagCATTGCATTGCCTGGTTAATCATATCAAACAAAATTAACGTAGTGAATAAGCCACCAAAACTCACTACAAACAACCCGCAAAGAGTAGTAATCCATCAAATTTTTTGAAACTAATATAAAGTCTGTACAGTATAATGATGATTAAATTCCGTTTATGAAGATGAAACCTAACTCTAGACCGGGAATAAGTATGTACAAAATATACTAACATTCTACAATATTCACATCAAGATAATTATTACtcctaaaataataatttaagTAAAATGTAATAATAACCGTTGGTTTTTATCACACATGTATATGTATTCCCCAACAGATATGGACCCAGTTTCCCGTTTGTATTTTTTGAAAGGCTCTCAATTTACCTTTGCTCTACTAAAGAATGAGATGAAGTCATCATCTGCGAGATGTCCAATACACCACTGAACCCATATAACATCGTACCTTTTAGCATCTGGTGTAAATTCCTAAGACAATGCAGAAACATGTTTAAACTTGTAATGAATGTATATTCAGACAAATAGTTTTGAGCACGTGAAAATAAAGGTACTTATATGCCACTCATAATATAAGACTAACACATCGGCAATTTACAGCAACCCGAAGCAAAATATTTACTCGTTGGTCTAAAAAGTGTTCTACTGCTTTCTATTATTACCCAGGTAATTACAAATTATGAAGTTCTTGTAGTGATGTGGAGTTCTTAATTTACATTCAGTTATTGTTAAATGTCCATAGTTAATATatatacagtatatatatatatatatcatgtttaattaattattttaagatCCACGAAAATTGAAGTACTTAATTTTAGTTTATCCATAACTTTTGCATATTTAGCTCTTAAGATCATGTCCTGCATCAAATGCTATACATATTAATCTTTCGGGATCAAATTAATTATAGAGAGGATCTACCAACATTTCTATATTATGTCTCACTGAGACCTCTGCCTTTAAGATTTCTTCAAAATTCTAACAGGAACAAGTGTCGAGCGAGGACGACTGAGGCTCTTGTGGTATTCTGAACAGTGGGTCTTCACATGACAATTTACTAGCATTTATTCTTTGCAGGGTTATGTTGAAGAATAGCTAGTCATTTTATTTTCAAGGGAGAGAACAACTAGTTTTAATTGTTAGCAATTTCAGCATAAAGCTCAGTAACATCTACAATTTATCCACAAATCAACATTCCATTTGAGGCAACGTGCCTCATGATTATGTCCAGTTCTCCACATAGTTTTACCAAGGCCCTTTCAAGTTACAGTGCTATTTTATCATATAGAACTAAGGCATCACATAGGGCTAGAAAACAAGCAAACTGAAAATGATTGAAAGTGGAACACATAGCACGACTACATAACTCTTCTCATGCACTAAGATAACTGATGACAAAATGGAATGCCAGGTAATCAATTGCAAACAAACTTGTGCCCTGATTGAAGAACACACTTCTTACCTGAAGCGGAACACAGTAAAAATTGGCAGCTTTGTGCGCCTCAGAGACCATTAAACTTTCAGGAGCCAAATTCTCACGAGCCGCATCCAGAAAATGCGATACAGGCTCAAGAAGGTCAACCTTATTTTAATAAAGAATCGTGTAAAGATTTGACCAGGGAGGCAGAATACATTATTCATATGTGAAACTTAAAAGCATTGAATTGATACTATAATAGTAGTACACCAAATGGATCTAAATTTTAGGATTCATTAGCAGGGATAAAAATAGAAGTTGAGACTGCATTATGCATTATTGCATAAATACAAGGATCATTAAGATCCATGTTATTTGTAACCCAAAAGACGAAAAAAGATCTCTTCACATGTAAATTTTCCTGTATAAAAAAGTAGCTCAACATTTAAAGTATATAAGTTCCTCTACAAGACATGGAAATGAGCTATCAGTGGTCCAGGCAGCCAACCCTTGACTAATGACGATAGACTGATCCTAGGTTACACAATTAAATTCATTTAGCCCCAGAAAACTTTTAATCATTAGACTCATCCAAATTTAATTATATTGCCTTGATACCTTGCAGTAAATATACGGCACATATTTTATTAAAGGTATACTGCAAAttgcaaaaatattttaaatgGAATGTGTGGCTTACATAGGATGTGTATTTTTAGATGTAAGAATCAAAATATTGCTGATACTGCGTACTATGAATACAAATAACAATGAACTTCTTTTATAAAACAAAAAGAAGAAGATTATTAACCTCATTAAAATATCTTATGAGAAGGTTCTTTGTCACCCTTCCCACACCAGCCCCACAATCTGCAGAAGAATCAACAAACAGTAACCAACCAAAGTATTTTTCTCATAAATTGTTCTATATTCTTTGCCATCCTATTTTGCTCAAGAAAGCTGAGACTGAAAAGTGAAAATTACACAAATATGGTCGTATTATACAACTCAATTTGAAGAAGGCGATCTATAATGCATGAAGGATAGTACTGCAGTAGCTAAGTAATAGTACGGTTGCAAATTATGTGGCATCCACCATCTAAGTCAGGCTTACATAGTAACACTTAAGGTGAACCCTATAGGTGTGGACAACTTGTTCTGATTTAAGACTACCCTACACAATTATATTTCATACGtctataaattttaaaatatcttATAATATATTAGCATAGTCAATTCGACTGGTAAAAGAACTAAGTACTAAATAACATAGTCTGAAGTAGTTGCACTATTAGGCTTTATGTTATTACTTAGACATTTTCTTCTCTTGGAACACAAAGCCTAATGCACGGTAAGCATTACTAACTTTCAGCATTAAAGCCAGCCTTTTAAACTCTAAATTTCAATATATTACCCGATTAAAAAACTCAAATTTTTGGTCGAAATATATGCACAAACTAAAAAACTTAATTAACTTAACCTATCATAGTACTAATATAAAGGATTTAAAAGATTACCAAGGGCAACAAGATGTTGATTTCTTCCAGCATCAGGAAAGCAATCAGCCAAAAGAGTATTAAGAAAAGCCTCACTATCTTTAATATCAGCTTCATTTACATGCCCATATCCGCCCAATACTCCATCAACCGATGCCTCCACACCCTTCTCTTCCCaaaaacatatacatacacatatgtaaagtCATACCAGACCTCATAAAGATAGTATCTTTACATAAAACCAAAACATAGGTATTGTAAAGAAGCCAAAAGTATACTAACAATACATATCAAACCCCATAAAATATTGTATCTTTGCACAAAACTAAAATATGGGTATTGTAAAAATGCCAAAAGGGTATGTTTACAATATAATCAAACCCTGTAAAGATTGTATCTTTACAAAAAACTGAAACATGGGTATTGTACAGGAGGCAAAAGGGTACACTCACTACACACAATTACTAATCAAAAACCTTAAAAATTGTATCTTTACACAAAACAAAAACATGGGTATAGTAAAGGAGCAAAAACGTTACACTCACTATATACAATTATAAATCAAACACCTTAAAAATTGTGTCTTTGCACAAAACAAAAATGGGTATTGTAAAGGAGCAAAAAGGGTATACTTACTTCCCAATAGCCAACTCCAGTCCGGTACCAATCCGTCTTTTTCTGGTTATCACCCACCTCTTCTTTCCACATTTCGTCGGCGTTCTTGAATTCCCGGCCATCGGAATCTAAGCCGACGGCGTTCATATTGTGTAAAGTAAAACGAGGTGGGACAGTCTTGTTGTGTGTATATTGTTTGTGTGAAATAAAGTGTGTGAAAGTGTAGAAGCAGGATGGTCTGTTGTAAATGAGCTGGACATTGGACTGCAACATCTTAACTTTAAAAACTTGGTGGCCCAATATTGGTGTTGACCCTGTATATTGGGttaaaaaatattcaaaatgTCATTTTTCAAATTTGAAAATTATGACTCAGAATCTCAACTCAACTCACCATGTTGGCGTTTAACCTCATTCCTCTccattttttttcaaatttcaaagtgCATAATGCAGTGTTTTGGCATCGCACCACTATATCATATAGCATatattaatattttcttaaaaaatatttttaaacacaaataaaaaattgttaaacgctaagataataaaaatttattttaaattatttctaaaatcTAAAAGGGGATTTTTGAATCATAAAatgttaaattttttaaattaatgtatcttttattcaatttttttaatattttcaaaatcAAAAGAGAATTATGGAAttctaaaaaattaaatattattaaattataaaaattattttaaaaataattgcTAAAAACATAATATTAATTGATATTTCTGGTCTCAAACGACACATAATAaaagtttaaaaaaaattgaaaccaCCAAAATGCAATGTGATAATGTAGCGCGGTGGTACTATAAAAAAAGATGGTACTTAAAAAAAAGAGAAGTAAAAAAAGCTAATAAAACTATAATGCGGTGATATGATATTTTAGAccttaatttttaataataacattttGGGTCTTTTCACATAAATGATGATATTTTGATCCATTTCTTCAAAAACTGTAGGTCTCTTTTACTTCAAAAACTAagtttataataatatatgtgttcaaaaaaaagtttgtaataatatattttattttaaaatattttaatttctaggTGGGTGAAAATAGAAAGTAGAACGAAAAGCTCTTAAAATTAGGGGTAAATGTGTCAAACTGCTCGTGACCTACTCGAACTCGTCTCATAAAATTCATATTGATAATAATTGACCTAAACTTGAGCTATTGCATTCTTTGTCGAGTCTAACTGAAGCTTTAAGTTACTGGCGAGCCTAACCAGGTGTCCGGGTCTATGTAATTTTTacttttatatattataaaaatattttatatagaCAAAAGTTCCACAACGACAGTTGATTCCTGGGACGTTGGGAACCAACAAATATGAATCGTCCAAGGGATACGCAATTAAATACTCCGGAAGGCTTCCGCTATGATTTATTGCGGaatttatttctttatttaactattttaaaataaatatagcATTCTTACATTATATTTAGATTATTTAGTCAATATTATATACTTTACCTATAATAAAAttaagtattttataaatttaataaaaatatgtatcattgaataataaaattataatttgaatataataatactcatttcatatttattACTATTAGATTATTTCGAGGAACGTGTAACCAAGAAGGATTTTGATTCATAATAGGATAAGGTTATGATTAAAAATGATCCATGGTACACGTTTCTCGAAATAATGTAATAGTATTAAGAATTAAACGagtaatatttaataaatattataaatttattatttaatggATTATATTCTCACTTAATTTATAAATTACTTTTTGAATAATATAATTGTGAATATAGGAAGCCCACTTTAGAAATAGCttataaatttgaaaatatatacACGTGTTTGAAATTTAAATGTACAAAATTCTCAAT
This sequence is a window from Apium graveolens cultivar Ventura chromosome 9, ASM990537v1, whole genome shotgun sequence. Protein-coding genes within it:
- the LOC141686745 gene encoding alpha N-terminal protein methyltransferase 1, giving the protein MLQSNVQLIYNRPSCFYTFTHFISHKQYTHNKTVPPRFTLHNMNAVGLDSDGREFKNADEMWKEEVGDNQKKTDWYRTGVGYWEGVEASVDGVLGGYGHVNEADIKDSEAFLNTLLADCFPDAGRNQHLVALDCGAGVGRVTKNLLIRYFNEVDLLEPVSHFLDAARENLAPESLMVSEAHKAANFYCVPLQEFTPDAKRYDVIWVQWCIGHLADDDFISFFSRAKVGLKPGGVFVLKENIARSGFVLDKEDKSITRSDLYFKELFNRCGLHIYKLKDQKGFPNELFAVKMYALATELPKRVGSSRPKRKAANRPAVIK